One part of the Sebastes fasciatus isolate fSebFas1 chromosome 8, fSebFas1.pri, whole genome shotgun sequence genome encodes these proteins:
- the LOC141772685 gene encoding rhodopsin, producing MNGTEGPYFYVPMVNTTGIVRSPYDYPQYYLVNPAAYAALGAYMFLLILLGFPINFLTLYVTLEHKKLRTPLNYILLNLAVANLFMVFGGFTTTMYTSMHGYFVLGRLGCNLEGFFATVGGEIALWSLVVLAVERWMVVCKPISGFRFTEDHAIMGLGLTWLMACACAVPPLVGWSRYIPEGMQCSCGVDYYTRAEGFNNESFVIYMFVCHFSIPLTIIFFCYGRLLCAVKEAAAAQQESETTQRAEREVTRMVVIMVIAFLVCWCPYASVAWFIFLNQGSEFGPVFMTIPAFFAKSSAIYNPMIYICMNKQFRHCMITTMCCGKNPFEEEEGASSTKTEASSVSTSSVSPA from the coding sequence ATGAACGGCACAGAGGGACCATACTTCTATGTCCCTATGGTAAACACCACCGGCATTGTCCGGAGTCCTTATGATTACCCTCAGTACTACCTTGTCAACCCAGCAGCTTACGCTGCCCTGGGGGCCTACATGTTCCTGCTCATCCTTCTTGGCTTCCCCATCAACTTCCTCACTCTGTACGTCACCCTCGAACACAAGAAGCTGCGGACCCCTCTAAACTACATCCTGCTGAATCTCGCGGTGGCTAACCTCTTCATGGTGTTTGGAGGATTCACCACAACGATGTACACCTCTATGCACGGCTACTTCGTCCTAGGACGCCTCGGCTGCAACCTGGAAGGATTCTTTGCTACCGTCGGCGGTGAGATAGCCCTCTGGTCACTGGTCGTTCTGGCTGTTGAAAGGTGGATGGTCGTCTGCAAGCCCATCAGCGGCTTCCGCTTCACGGAGGATCACGCAATCATGGGTTTGGGCCTCACCTGGTTGATGGCCTGTGCTTGTGCCGTACCCCCTCTCGTCGGCTGGTCTCGTTACATCCCCGAGGGCATGCAGTGCTCATGTGGAGTCGACTACTACACGCGTGCAGAGGGCTTCAACAATGAGTCCTTTGTCATCTACATGTTCGTCTGCCACTTCTCCATTCCACTGACGATCATTTTCTTCTGCTATGGCCGTCTGCTCTGCGCCGTCaaggaggctgctgctgcccaGCAGGAGTCTGAGACCACTCAGAGGGCTGAGAGGGAAGTCACCCGCATGGTCGTAATCATGGTCATCGCCTTCCTGGTATGTTGGTGTCCCTACGCCAGTGTGGCCTGGTTCATCTTCTTAAATCAGGGTTCTGAGTTCGGACCAGTCTTCATGACCATCCCGGCCTTCTTTGCCAAGAGCTCCGCCATCTACAACCCAATGATCTACATCTGCATGAACAAGCAGTTCCGCCACTGCATGATCACCACCATGTGCTGCGGGAAGAACCcctttgaggaggaggagggagcatCCTCCACTAAGACCGAGGCCTCCTCTGTCTCCACCAGCTCAGTGTCTCCTGCATAA